Proteins encoded together in one Campylobacter peloridis LMG 23910 window:
- the fdh3B gene encoding formate dehydrogenase FDH3 subunit beta, with the protein MARMKFYVDNNRCISCFACQVACSSAHEVPVGINRRKVITLNEGIEGKEFSTTLACQHCTDAPCEQVCPVKCFYIRADGIVLHDKKTCIGCGYCLYACPFGAPQFPRDGAFGIKGEMDKCTMCAGGPEPTNSHEERELYGQNRIAEGKVPMCAAVCSTNALLVGDAAEVSAMYRKRVLLKGQNLGLDAK; encoded by the coding sequence ATGGCTAGAATGAAATTTTATGTAGATAATAATCGCTGCATTTCTTGCTTTGCTTGTCAAGTAGCTTGTTCAAGTGCACATGAAGTGCCAGTGGGGATTAATAGAAGAAAAGTTATCACTTTAAATGAAGGTATAGAAGGCAAAGAGTTTTCAACAACTCTTGCTTGTCAGCACTGCACTGATGCTCCATGTGAGCAAGTTTGTCCTGTAAAATGCTTTTATATAAGAGCTGATGGTATAGTTTTACATGATAAAAAAACATGCATAGGTTGTGGGTATTGTCTTTATGCATGTCCATTTGGTGCCCCACAATTTCCAAGAGATGGAGCATTTGGTATTAAAGGTGAAATGGATAAATGTACTATGTGTGCAGGTGGTCCTGAGCCTACTAATTCTCATGAGGAAAGAGAGCTTTATGGGCAAAATCGTATCGCAGAAGGTAAAGTGCCTATGTGTGCTGCAGTTTGCTCTACAAATGCACTTTTAGTTGGTGATGCAGCTGAAGTTAGTGCAATGTATAGAAAAAGAGTTTTGCTTAAAGGCCAAAATTTAGGACTTGATGCAAAATAA
- a CDS encoding ModE repressor domain protein, giving the protein MQELILEIQKNLDENNKLPCKKALDLLKKYSKDEFQKVINELGIKISDCELGQFGKLNKNIAKSEILEKIETKLDQKRYIACKDALEFMDNFNAADIRATLRAYKIEVKHCELGCFKEKKGKKFNIKNKIWIENPDGKLLFGKGKTDILELIGECGSISQAAKILGINYKKAWLYIQDLEENMKEELIIAKKGRGSDAGSKLTPRAYELIHNFKILQQDVEEYTNKRFKELFFKKSQEKDKT; this is encoded by the coding sequence ATGCAAGAACTTATTTTAGAAATTCAAAAAAATCTTGATGAAAATAATAAGCTCCCATGCAAAAAAGCACTAGATTTATTAAAAAAATACTCCAAAGATGAATTTCAAAAAGTTATAAACGAGTTAGGAATAAAAATTTCAGATTGTGAATTAGGGCAATTTGGAAAGTTAAATAAAAATATTGCAAAAAGTGAAATTTTAGAAAAAATAGAAACAAAATTAGATCAAAAACGCTATATAGCATGTAAAGATGCTTTAGAATTTATGGATAATTTTAATGCAGCTGATATTAGAGCGACTTTAAGAGCTTATAAAATAGAAGTTAAACATTGTGAACTTGGGTGTTTTAAAGAAAAAAAAGGTAAAAAATTTAATATTAAAAATAAAATTTGGATAGAAAATCCTGATGGAAAATTACTTTTTGGTAAAGGTAAAACAGATATTTTAGAACTGATTGGAGAATGTGGAAGCATATCTCAAGCAGCTAAAATATTAGGAATAAATTACAAAAAAGCATGGCTTTATATACAAGATTTAGAAGAAAATATGAAAGAAGAGCTAATTATTGCTAAAAAAGGAAGAGGAAGTGATGCTGGTAGTAAGCTTACACCAAGAGCTTATGAATTAATCCATAATTTTAAAATTTTACAGCAAGATGTAGAAGAATACACCAATAAACGCTTTAAAGAATTATTTTTTAAAAAAAGTCAAGAAAAAGATAAGACTTAA
- the yedF gene encoding sulfurtransferase-like selenium metabolism protein YedF has translation MKIDCRDLACPRPVIEAKKALENLKQNENLEILLNSQASKENVIRFLKSLNLDFNIKEIEDESIISIVKNFNLEQNQEQNLLEYNVLFLKSDKVGEGDLGKNLMLGFLKTLKELPNKPKKILCVNDSVLINTNSSHMAFEAMKELENLGVEIYSCGACLDFFGKTNELKIGKIGNAYEILNELFGKAKIISL, from the coding sequence ATGAAAATTGATTGTAGAGATTTAGCTTGTCCGCGTCCTGTGATAGAAGCTAAAAAAGCTTTGGAAAATTTAAAACAAAACGAAAATTTAGAAATTCTTTTGAATTCTCAAGCTTCAAAAGAAAATGTTATAAGATTTTTAAAATCTTTAAATTTAGATTTTAATATTAAAGAAATAGAGGATGAAAGTATTATTAGCATTGTTAAAAATTTTAATTTAGAGCAAAACCAAGAACAAAATTTATTAGAATATAATGTTTTATTTTTAAAAAGTGATAAAGTAGGTGAAGGTGATTTAGGAAAAAATTTAATGCTAGGTTTTTTAAAGACATTAAAAGAACTACCTAATAAGCCTAAAAAAATTCTTTGTGTTAATGATAGTGTTTTGATAAATACTAATAGCTCGCATATGGCTTTTGAAGCTATGAAAGAGCTTGAAAATTTGGGTGTTGAAATTTATAGTTGTGGGGCGTGTTTGGATTTTTTTGGTAAAACCAATGAGCTTAAAATAGGTAAAATAGGCAATGCCTATGAAATTTTAAATGAACTTTTTGGAAAGGCAAAGATAATTTCTTTATGA
- the selD gene encoding selenide, water dikinase SelD translates to MIYKNQKLTQFVKTAGUAAKLDSLSLDKILGILKPHPNVLSGINNNEDASVYKINEDLALVQTLDFITPVVDSAYYFGAIAAANALSDIFAMGAEAINALNIVGFDTCHFTNEILLEVLEGARTKIEEAGAILVGGHTIENNEFIFGLSVTGMVHPKKFIANNSAKEGDVILLTKPIGSGILSTAIKANFLEENQIIKACEQMSFLNVYASRVLSKFKSLNALSDVTGFGVLGHLKEMLNDNIAIKVYRNEIPLMDGVLSMANMGIIPAGAYTNKEALKAWVEISKECEDDIIYFDPQTSGGLLAAMSEKEARQAIKILQDHNIEAKIIAECVKNTRNYLLLC, encoded by the coding sequence ATGATTTATAAAAATCAAAAATTGACTCAATTCGTAAAAACTGCAGGTTGAGCTGCCAAATTAGACTCGTTGAGTCTTGACAAAATACTTGGTATATTAAAGCCTCATCCAAATGTTTTAAGCGGTATTAATAATAATGAAGATGCAAGTGTTTATAAAATAAATGAAGATTTAGCTTTGGTTCAAACACTTGATTTTATCACCCCAGTAGTAGATAGTGCGTATTATTTTGGTGCTATTGCTGCTGCAAATGCTTTAAGTGATATTTTTGCTATGGGTGCTGAGGCTATTAATGCATTAAATATAGTAGGTTTTGATACATGCCATTTTACAAATGAAATTTTACTTGAAGTTTTAGAAGGAGCAAGGACTAAGATTGAAGAAGCAGGAGCTATTTTAGTTGGTGGGCACACTATAGAAAATAATGAATTTATTTTTGGACTTAGTGTAACAGGCATGGTGCATCCAAAAAAATTTATAGCTAATAATAGTGCAAAAGAAGGTGATGTGATATTGCTAACAAAACCTATAGGAAGTGGAATTCTTAGCACTGCTATAAAAGCAAATTTTTTGGAAGAAAATCAAATTATTAAAGCTTGTGAGCAAATGAGTTTTTTAAATGTTTATGCAAGTCGTGTATTAAGCAAATTTAAATCATTAAACGCTTTAAGTGATGTTACGGGATTTGGTGTTTTGGGACATTTAAAGGAAATGTTAAATGATAATATAGCTATTAAAGTGTATAGAAATGAAATTCCGCTAATGGATGGAGTTTTATCTATGGCTAATATGGGGATTATTCCAGCAGGTGCTTATACAAATAAAGAGGCTTTAAAAGCTTGGGTTGAAATTTCTAAAGAATGTGAAGATGATATAATTTATTTTGATCCTCAAACTTCAGGTGGTCTTTTGGCTGCTATGAGTGAAAAAGAAGCAAGACAAGCCATTAAAATCCTACAAGATCATAATATCGAAGCCAAAATTATTGCTGAGTGTGTAAAAAATACTCGTAATTATTTATTATTATGCTAA
- a CDS encoding proline dehydrogenase / 1-pyrroline-5-carboxylate dehydrogenase — protein sequence MIQKALLLAEELQRKIESNISQSEKEFHAKMQKLLNNPENKVMLIELLDRSFRCKDKSASFELIEHTLNKYGIADFFSAFEKFLLFSFLNFGKFAPKLSVPFFIKHLREDTKAMVLDANPSVLEPHMRKRKDEDKITLNVNLIGEEVLGEAESAYRMRKYEEALKTSYITYISIKITTIFSQINIIDFEYSKDEVVKRLDKLYALALEEEKKQGVSKFINLDMEEFRDLELTVEAFMESVSKFDIKAGIVLQAYLPDSYEYLKKLFAFSKERVLKGMKPIKIRFVKGANMESEETIASQRGWALPTFYKKIDTDSNYNKMLDFVLEGDNYKYINVGIASHNLFEIAYAYTRISQAGALSSFTFEMLEGMSLQCSYELSKMHDLILYAPVCDEAHFNNAIAYLVRRLDENTSEDNFMRYFFNLKVNDKNWQAQKELFVKSLEGIKTLDNSTHRTQDRNKEVKAISSYESKEFKNEPDTDFILKANREWAKGIRAKYENLENYDVYPVIKEEIKGENLQVVEVKDKIKNHTIGKAHLAGQKEIELALDVAKNSNFSDLSHDEIYKILAKTAQLVRERRGDLIGIAALEVGKTFLEIDPEVSEAIDFLEFYPHSLEKLKEQNPNTTFKAKGIGVVIAPWNFPVGISVGTIAAPLAAGNKVIYKPSSLSMLTGYMLCKCFWDAGIPKDALIFLPAKGSDISKYLLIDQSVKFSVLTGGEETAYAMLKANPTLLLSAETGGKNATIVSKFADRDSAIKNIIHSAFSNSGQKCSATSLLVLEEEVYEDEEFKKTLVDAASSMAVGNPFVFKNKLGALADKPDAKLQKAINELAPYESWALKPKFIDDNPYLLTPGIKYGAKKGDFTHMNELFAPILTVMKAKDLKEAIEIVNSTGYGLTAGFESLDEREWEYFHTHIEAGNIYINKPTTGAIVLRQPFGGIKKSAIGFGRKVGIYNYITQFMDIEQSEVDQNVLDNELVSKLNALNLDLSTNDKAELEVIKAMARSYAYHAKNEFASAKDYVNIRGEDNLFSYTKVKNIAYRVHKDDSLKDILGVILAASVLNIDLLLSYDEHEKMDLVQKINQSISTKTLLCKESEENFLAKIADYERIRYFAPQDVNDAVFIKAASCAKVIANTKPLINGRFELLLYHNEKALSISFHRYGNLGIRALNK from the coding sequence ATGATACAAAAAGCTTTGCTTTTAGCAGAAGAGTTACAAAGAAAAATAGAAAGTAACATTTCTCAAAGTGAAAAAGAATTTCATGCAAAAATGCAAAAACTTTTAAACAATCCAGAAAATAAAGTGATGTTAATTGAGTTATTAGATCGTTCTTTTAGATGTAAGGACAAAAGTGCGAGTTTTGAGCTTATAGAGCATACTTTAAATAAATATGGTATAGCAGATTTTTTCAGTGCTTTTGAAAAATTCTTGTTGTTTTCGTTCTTAAATTTTGGAAAATTTGCCCCAAAATTAAGTGTGCCATTTTTCATCAAACATTTAAGAGAAGATACAAAAGCTATGGTTTTAGATGCAAATCCTAGCGTTTTAGAGCCTCATATGCGTAAAAGAAAAGATGAGGATAAAATCACTTTAAATGTAAATTTAATCGGAGAGGAAGTTTTAGGCGAGGCTGAAAGTGCTTATAGAATGCGAAAGTATGAAGAAGCTTTAAAAACAAGCTATATTACTTATATTTCTATAAAAATTACTACAATTTTTTCCCAAATTAATATTATTGATTTTGAATACTCTAAAGATGAGGTGGTAAAAAGATTAGACAAATTATACGCTCTTGCTTTAGAAGAAGAGAAAAAACAAGGTGTTTCTAAATTTATAAACCTTGATATGGAGGAATTTAGAGACTTAGAATTAACCGTAGAAGCTTTTATGGAGAGTGTTTCTAAATTTGATATTAAAGCAGGTATTGTTTTGCAAGCTTATTTGCCTGATTCTTATGAATATTTGAAAAAACTTTTTGCTTTCTCAAAAGAAAGGGTTTTAAAAGGTATGAAACCTATTAAAATTCGTTTTGTTAAGGGTGCTAATATGGAAAGTGAAGAAACCATAGCTTCACAAAGAGGTTGGGCTTTGCCAACTTTTTATAAAAAAATTGATACAGATAGTAACTATAACAAAATGTTAGATTTTGTTTTAGAAGGGGATAATTATAAATACATCAATGTAGGTATAGCAAGCCATAATTTATTTGAAATTGCTTATGCTTATACTAGAATTTCACAAGCTGGAGCTTTATCATCTTTTACTTTTGAAATGCTTGAAGGTATGAGTTTGCAATGCTCTTATGAGCTTTCTAAGATGCATGATCTTATACTTTATGCACCAGTTTGTGATGAAGCTCATTTTAACAATGCTATTGCTTATTTGGTTAGAAGACTTGATGAAAATACTAGCGAAGATAACTTCATGAGATATTTTTTCAATCTCAAAGTTAATGATAAAAATTGGCAAGCACAAAAAGAATTATTTGTAAAATCTTTAGAAGGGATTAAAACACTTGATAATTCTACTCATAGAACTCAAGATAGAAATAAAGAAGTAAAAGCTATTAGCTCTTATGAAAGTAAAGAATTTAAAAACGAGCCTGATACAGATTTTATTTTAAAAGCCAATAGAGAATGGGCTAAGGGTATAAGAGCTAAATATGAAAATTTAGAAAATTATGATGTATATCCTGTTATTAAAGAAGAAATTAAAGGTGAAAATTTACAAGTTGTAGAAGTAAAAGATAAAATTAAAAATCACACCATAGGAAAAGCACATTTAGCAGGCCAAAAAGAAATCGAGCTTGCTTTAGATGTAGCTAAAAATTCAAATTTTAGTGATTTAAGTCATGATGAAATTTATAAAATTTTAGCCAAAACTGCTCAACTTGTTAGAGAGCGCAGAGGCGATTTAATAGGTATAGCAGCCTTAGAAGTAGGAAAAACTTTCTTAGAAATTGATCCAGAAGTTAGCGAAGCAATAGACTTTTTAGAATTTTACCCGCATTCTTTAGAAAAATTAAAAGAACAAAATCCAAATACTACTTTTAAAGCAAAAGGCATAGGCGTGGTGATTGCACCATGGAATTTTCCAGTAGGAATTTCAGTAGGAACTATAGCAGCGCCTTTAGCAGCAGGAAATAAAGTGATATATAAACCATCATCTTTATCAATGTTAACAGGTTATATGCTTTGTAAATGCTTTTGGGATGCAGGAATTCCAAAAGATGCTTTGATTTTCTTACCTGCTAAAGGAAGTGATATATCAAAATATTTACTTATAGATCAAAGTGTTAAATTCTCAGTTTTAACTGGTGGTGAAGAAACAGCTTATGCAATGCTCAAAGCCAATCCAACCTTGCTTTTAAGTGCTGAAACAGGTGGTAAAAACGCAACTATTGTTTCTAAATTTGCTGATCGTGATAGTGCGATTAAAAATATCATTCATTCAGCATTTTCAAATTCAGGTCAAAAATGCTCAGCTACTTCTTTGCTTGTTTTAGAAGAAGAAGTTTATGAGGATGAGGAATTTAAAAAGACTTTAGTAGATGCAGCAAGTTCTATGGCAGTTGGAAATCCTTTTGTGTTTAAAAATAAATTGGGTGCTTTAGCTGATAAACCCGATGCAAAATTACAAAAAGCTATAAATGAATTAGCGCCTTATGAAAGTTGGGCTTTAAAACCTAAATTTATTGATGATAATCCTTATCTTTTAACTCCAGGTATTAAATACGGCGCTAAAAAAGGTGATTTTACTCATATGAATGAGCTTTTTGCGCCAATTTTAACCGTAATGAAAGCAAAGGATTTAAAAGAAGCTATTGAAATAGTAAATTCTACAGGTTATGGCCTTACAGCAGGATTTGAAAGTTTAGATGAAAGAGAGTGGGAGTATTTTCACACTCATATAGAAGCAGGAAATATATATATTAATAAACCAACAACAGGAGCTATAGTTCTTAGACAGCCTTTTGGTGGTATTAAAAAATCTGCTATTGGTTTTGGTAGAAAGGTTGGAATTTATAATTACATCACGCAATTTATGGATATTGAGCAAAGTGAAGTTGATCAAAATGTTTTAGACAATGAGTTAGTGTCTAAATTAAATGCTTTAAATCTTGACTTAAGCACAAATGATAAAGCAGAATTAGAAGTTATCAAAGCTATGGCAAGAAGCTATGCTTATCATGCTAAAAATGAATTTGCAAGTGCGAAAGATTATGTCAATATTAGAGGTGAGGATAATCTTTTCTCTTATACAAAAGTGAAAAATATTGCCTATAGGGTGCATAAAGATGATAGCTTAAAAGATATTTTGGGTGTAATTTTAGCAGCAAGTGTGCTAAATATTGATCTTTTATTAAGTTATGATGAACATGAAAAAATGGATTTAGTGCAAAAAATAAACCAAAGCATAAGCACTAAAACTTTATTATGTAAAGAAAGTGAAGAAAATTTCCTTGCTAAGATTGCTGATTATGAGAGAATTCGTTATTTTGCACCACAAGATGTAAATGATGCAGTTTTCATAAAAGCAGCAAGTTGTGCAAAAGTTATTGCTAATACTAAGCCATTAATCAATGGTCGTTTTGAGTTGCTTTTATATCACAATGAAAAGGCTTTAAGCATATCTTTCCATCGTTATGGAAATTTAGGTATTCGTGCATTAAATAAATAA
- the putP gene encoding sodium/proline symporter PutP → MEVVQINTQIAIMFVAYSALMLFIGFYFYKQNKNSEDYFLGGRSMGPVVSALSAGASDMSGWLLMGLPGALYVSGLAESYIAIGLSIGAFLNWAFVAKRLRIYTSVIADSITIPDYFETRFDDDKHILRVVCAIVILIFFTFYVSSGLVGGAKLFEATFGIAYDYALTTGTVIIVAYTFLGGYKAVCWTDLIQGLLMMSALIIVPIVMIYHLGGFDEAMNIVREIKPSTLSMGEGLSFLGIVSALSWGLGYFGQPHILVRFMSIRSTKDIPTATFVGISWMVISLIGACLIGILGIAYVSKFELSLNDPEKIFIVMSQLLFNPWIAGILLSAILAAIMSTASSQLLVSSSTIAEDFYKRIFNKEASNKMVMTLGRFGVLAVAVIAFIISTDKNSSVLSIVAYAWAGFGASFGSVMLFSLFWSRMTRYAAIAGMISGALMVVAYKNFLGAWLNFPIYEIIPGFLTASVVIILVSLVTKVRPGTKAAYETMLKHL, encoded by the coding sequence ATGGAGGTAGTTCAAATTAATACCCAAATTGCCATAATGTTTGTGGCGTATTCAGCATTAATGCTTTTTATTGGATTTTATTTTTATAAGCAAAATAAAAATTCAGAAGATTATTTTTTAGGCGGTCGTTCTATGGGTCCTGTGGTTTCTGCACTTAGTGCAGGAGCTTCTGATATGAGCGGTTGGCTTTTAATGGGTTTACCAGGCGCTTTATATGTGAGTGGTTTAGCAGAAAGTTATATCGCAATAGGACTTAGCATAGGAGCGTTTTTAAACTGGGCTTTTGTGGCAAAAAGACTTAGAATTTATACTAGTGTGATTGCAGATTCTATTACAATTCCAGATTATTTTGAAACAAGATTTGATGATGATAAGCATATATTAAGAGTGGTTTGTGCTATTGTTATTTTGATTTTCTTTACTTTTTATGTTTCCTCAGGGCTTGTGGGTGGAGCAAAACTTTTTGAAGCTACTTTTGGCATTGCTTATGATTATGCTTTAACTACAGGAACTGTGATAATCGTTGCTTATACATTTTTGGGTGGATATAAGGCAGTTTGTTGGACGGATTTAATTCAAGGCCTTTTAATGATGAGTGCTTTGATAATAGTTCCTATAGTGATGATTTATCACTTAGGTGGATTTGATGAAGCTATGAATATAGTTAGAGAGATTAAACCAAGCACTTTATCTATGGGAGAAGGATTAAGCTTTTTGGGTATAGTATCAGCGCTTTCTTGGGGGCTTGGTTATTTTGGCCAACCTCATATTTTAGTGCGTTTTATGTCTATAAGATCTACTAAAGATATCCCAACTGCCACTTTTGTAGGAATTTCATGGATGGTTATATCTTTAATTGGTGCTTGTTTGATAGGAATTTTAGGTATAGCTTATGTGAGTAAATTTGAGCTTAGTTTGAATGATCCTGAAAAGATTTTTATCGTAATGTCTCAACTTCTTTTTAATCCTTGGATAGCAGGTATTTTACTTAGTGCTATTTTAGCAGCTATTATGAGTACAGCAAGTTCGCAATTACTTGTTTCAAGCTCAACCATAGCAGAAGATTTTTATAAAAGAATTTTCAATAAAGAAGCTTCAAATAAAATGGTAATGACTTTAGGTAGATTTGGAGTTTTAGCAGTAGCTGTAATAGCTTTTATCATTTCAACAGATAAAAACTCAAGTGTGTTAAGCATAGTAGCTTATGCTTGGGCGGGATTTGGTGCAAGCTTTGGTTCTGTAATGCTTTTTTCATTGTTTTGGTCAAGAATGACAAGATATGCTGCTATTGCAGGTATGATTAGTGGAGCTTTGATGGTAGTAGCTTATAAAAATTTCTTAGGTGCTTGGCTTAACTTCCCAATATATGAAATCATACCAGGCTTTTTAACTGCTTCGGTTGTGATTATTTTGGTAAGTTTAGTGACTAAAGTGCGTCCAGGAACTAAAGCAGCTTATGAAACTATGTTAAAACATCTTTAA
- a CDS encoding adenylosuccinate synthase: MSKADIVVGIQWGDEGKGKIVDKLCENYDYVCRSAGGHNAGHTIWVDGIRYALHLMPSGVLNKQCINVIGNGVVVNPDVLISEMAQFENLEGRLFISDRAHLNLNHHALIDQARERLKGDKAIGTTGKGIGPSYEDKISRNGHRVGELLEPEKLCENLMKDFELKKTYFDVLGITMPSYDEILKDLKRFKEVLAPYITDTTRMLWKALDEDKKILLEGAQGSMLDIDHGTYPYVTSSTTISAGALSGLGLNPKEIGKVIGIVKAYTTRVGNGAFPSEDLGEDGEKIGLIGKEIGVSTGRKRRCGWFDAVAVKYTARLNGLDTLSLMKLDVLDGFENVKICKAYEYKGEVIDYVPCDLENAKPIYEIMEGWDKVAGIRDYDLLPENAKKYIKRLEELSGVKVGYISTSPEREDTIIL; the protein is encoded by the coding sequence ATGAGTAAAGCAGATATTGTCGTTGGTATCCAATGGGGTGATGAAGGTAAGGGTAAGATAGTTGATAAGCTATGTGAAAATTATGACTATGTTTGCAGGAGTGCAGGCGGACATAATGCAGGTCACACTATATGGGTTGATGGTATAAGATATGCTTTACATTTAATGCCATCTGGTGTTTTAAATAAGCAATGTATTAATGTTATAGGCAATGGAGTTGTAGTTAATCCTGATGTATTAATTAGCGAAATGGCTCAATTTGAAAACTTAGAAGGAAGATTATTTATAAGCGATAGAGCTCATTTAAATTTAAACCATCATGCTTTGATTGATCAAGCAAGAGAAAGACTTAAAGGCGATAAAGCTATAGGAACAACAGGCAAAGGTATAGGGCCAAGCTATGAAGATAAAATAAGTCGTAATGGACATAGAGTAGGGGAGTTGTTAGAGCCTGAAAAACTTTGTGAAAACTTAATGAAAGATTTTGAACTTAAAAAAACTTATTTTGATGTTTTAGGTATTACAATGCCTAGTTATGATGAAATTTTAAAAGATTTAAAACGCTTTAAAGAAGTACTTGCACCATATATTACAGATACAACAAGAATGCTTTGGAAGGCTTTAGATGAGGATAAAAAAATACTTTTAGAAGGTGCACAAGGTTCTATGCTTGATATTGATCATGGAACTTATCCTTATGTTACTAGCTCAACGACTATTTCAGCTGGGGCTTTAAGTGGTTTGGGTTTAAATCCAAAAGAAATCGGTAAAGTTATAGGCATAGTAAAAGCTTATACAACAAGAGTAGGAAATGGAGCTTTTCCAAGTGAAGACTTAGGAGAAGATGGTGAAAAAATCGGTCTTATTGGTAAAGAAATTGGAGTAAGTACAGGTAGAAAAAGAAGGTGTGGCTGGTTTGATGCAGTTGCTGTAAAATATACTGCAAGATTAAATGGCTTAGATACTTTATCATTAATGAAACTTGATGTATTAGATGGTTTTGAAAATGTAAAAATTTGCAAGGCTTATGAGTATAAAGGAGAAGTGATTGATTATGTGCCTTGTGATTTGGAAAATGCAAAACCTATTTATGAGATAATGGAAGGCTGGGACAAAGTTGCAGGGATTAGGGATTATGATTTATTGCCTGAAAATGCAAAAAAATACATTAAGCGTTTAGAAGAATTAAGCGGGGTTAAAGTAGGTTATATATCTACAAGTCCTGAAAGGGAAGATACTATTATTTTATGA
- a CDS encoding flagellar FliJ family protein, protein MKNKYSSVIKLRKQQLDKAEANLTKTRQKLLQCEQELQEASKACESLTLADKGSITLLRSSLKLQEIAREGKQRIKQKLDLTKKELMHYQHLYKKAHLEFEKIKALENEELKKIRKILQKEEEKFIDELAITRHFNKEK, encoded by the coding sequence ATGAAAAATAAATATTCTTCTGTGATAAAGTTAAGAAAACAACAACTTGATAAAGCAGAGGCTAATTTAACTAAAACAAGACAAAAACTTTTACAATGTGAGCAAGAATTACAAGAAGCTTCTAAGGCTTGTGAAAGTTTAACTTTAGCTGATAAAGGTTCAATAACACTTTTGCGATCTTCTTTGAAATTACAAGAAATTGCAAGAGAAGGTAAGCAAAGGATAAAGCAAAAATTGGATTTAACAAAGAAAGAACTTATGCATTATCAGCATTTATATAAAAAAGCTCATTTGGAATTTGAAAAAATTAAAGCATTGGAAAATGAGGAGTTAAAAAAAATTCGAAAAATTTTACAAAAAGAAGAAGAAAAATTTATAGATGAACTTGCTATAACAAGACATTTTAACAAGGAAAAATGA
- a CDS encoding MotE family protein — protein MMKKIIYLLVFIGILNAQQNCEQYFEARKDQMQDQIREYDEARQSLEAYKASFEALQKEKMQALVQKEADINASLEQIKTLKEQNERILEATRENLQVINDKTMGRITEIYAKMKDVAVAGILSEMDADEASKILLSLEPRKISSIMAKMDPKKASDLTLLLKNLDQNASSQ, from the coding sequence ATGATGAAAAAAATTATATATTTATTAGTTTTTATAGGTATTTTAAATGCACAGCAAAATTGTGAGCAGTATTTTGAAGCAAGAAAAGATCAAATGCAAGATCAAATTAGAGAATATGATGAGGCAAGGCAGAGTTTGGAAGCATATAAAGCATCTTTTGAGGCTTTACAAAAAGAAAAAATGCAAGCTTTGGTTCAAAAAGAAGCAGATATTAATGCAAGTTTAGAACAAATAAAAACTCTTAAAGAGCAAAATGAACGCATATTAGAAGCTACTAGAGAAAACCTTCAAGTAATTAATGATAAAACAATGGGGCGTATTACTGAAATTTATGCTAAGATGAAAGATGTTGCAGTTGCAGGTATATTAAGTGAAATGGATGCAGATGAGGCTTCAAAAATTTTATTGTCTTTAGAACCTAGAAAAATTTCTTCTATTATGGCTAAAATGGATCCAAAGAAAGCTTCCGATTTAACACTTCTTTTGAAAAATTTAGATCAAAATGCAAGTTCGCAATAA
- a CDS encoding DUF507 family protein, with product MRIKPAHIPYIANKIILDLMHSSFVKIKDDSQKLIKTAKEIIEIDVLNERKLDEKAKELLESQEDEIEFMQIDRKSMFWMIKKKLASEFKFILDSEDRYNNLSHKILEHLIDEDLINYNVSENRVKNLIFSSIISYLKEYENLEDLVYEKISNYKRKLIPGSEEYELVFEKLYQEELRKKGLL from the coding sequence ATGCGTATTAAACCAGCTCATATACCTTACATAGCAAATAAAATAATACTTGATTTAATGCACTCTTCTTTTGTTAAGATTAAAGATGATAGCCAAAAACTCATAAAAACTGCAAAAGAGATTATCGAAATAGATGTATTAAATGAGCGTAAACTTGATGAAAAAGCAAAGGAGCTTTTAGAAAGTCAAGAGGATGAAATTGAATTCATGCAAATAGATAGAAAAAGTATGTTTTGGATGATAAAGAAAAAATTAGCCAGTGAATTTAAATTCATCTTAGATAGCGAAGATAGATATAACAATCTTTCGCATAAAATTTTAGAACATTTAATTGATGAGGATTTGATAAATTATAATGTATCAGAAAATCGTGTAAAAAATTTAATTTTTTCAAGCATAATATCTTATTTAAAAGAGTATGAAAATTTAGAAGATCTAGTATATGAAAAAATTTCAAATTACAAAAGAAAACTCATACCAGGTTCTGAAGAATATGAATTAGTTTTTGAAAAATTATATCAAGAAGAGTTAAGAAAAAAGGGACTTTTATGA